In Primulina huaijiensis isolate GDHJ02 chromosome 4, ASM1229523v2, whole genome shotgun sequence, a genomic segment contains:
- the LOC140974895 gene encoding uncharacterized protein — MAIATIVAATLNRVPTFNENPDPEVSHNWFKNVESQLHLLEVPEELRVEVVTPFLEDRARKWWETVSPSLAEVEEITWQSFKREFLKQFYPAEFRLQKLNEFENFKQTPDMTVMEYTSRFNDMGTYVPTIMSDETLKMYRFKKGLNSRIQSALTVFKPNNFADLMGAAMSAETDIKRCEEEHRNKRPLVSQSARNGPKFKKPNHSSGPPRVNFSSAGNIEGKW, encoded by the exons atggcaatagctacCATAGTAGCCGCCACGTT gaatcgagttccaactttcAATGAaaacccagacccggaagtcagtcaTAACTGGTTCAAAAATGTCGAATCCCAACTACACCTACTGGAAGTGCCTGAAGAATTGAGAGTAGAAGTTGTAACACCGTTTCTAGAGGACAGAGCACGAAagtggtgggaaactgtgtcaccatctctaGCTGAAGTAGAAGAAATCACATGGCAGAGTTTCaagagagaatttttgaaacaattctACCCAGCCGAGTTTCGTCTGCAGAAGTTGAACGAATTTGAAAACTTCAAGCAGACCCCAGACATGACAgtgatggaatacacttcaAGATTTAACGATATGGGAACTTATGTCCCAACAATCATGTCTGACGAAACATTGAAAATGTATCGCTTTAAGAAAGGACTGAACAGCCGGATTCAATCGGCTTTAACAGTATTCAAGccgaataattttgctgatCTGATGGGCGCAGCGATGAGCGCGGAAACAGATATCAAGCGCTGTGAAGAGGAACATAGGAACAAGAGACCATTGGTCAGCCAATCTGCTCGAAATGGTCCCAAATTCAAGAAGCCGAATCATTCAAGTGGACCTCCAAGAGTAAATTTCAGCAGTGCTGGCAATATCGAAGGAAAGTGGTGA